A region of Etheostoma cragini isolate CJK2018 chromosome 2, CSU_Ecrag_1.0, whole genome shotgun sequence DNA encodes the following proteins:
- the dusp5 gene encoding dual specificity protein phosphatase 5, with protein sequence MKISSIDCRHLRKIIRKECGSCLIVDCRPYLSFTNSNIKGSVNVNLNSVVVRRSRGGLVPLQFVIPDERSLLRLREGSISAIIVLDDRTSHWQKLKKDSVAHIVINTLSHQASGANVCFLKGGYENFHSQYPELCTEVKTIDQGETETEKRVNSLSEKLSHRKPDYDQGKPVEILPFLYLGSAYHASRQDYLSDLHITALLNVSRRDLQPAKGHYNYKWIPVEDNNMADISSHFQEAIDFIDHVMQSGGKVLVHCEAGISRSPTICMAYIMRTQQLRLDAAFDIIKQRRAVISPNFSFMGQLLQFESEVLSMAPAHAATPEPATPCIPESASFFANDFNTTFNTKNFEPSVFTLPTSCLQSPVHHQFKLSPITALP encoded by the exons atgaaaatctcCAGCATCGACTGTCGGCATCTGAGGAAAATCATCCGGAAGGAGTGCGGGAGCTGCCTTATTGTGGATTGCAGACCTTATCTTTCATTCACGAACTCGAATATCAAAGGCTCTGTCAACGTAAATCTCAACTCAGTGGTGGTCCGGAGGTCTCGAGGAGGGCTGGTCCCTCTGCAGTTTGTCATCCCGGATGAGAGATCCCTGCTTCGGCTTCGGGAGGGGAGCATATCGGCAATCATAGTTCTGGATGACCGGACATCCCACTGGCAAAAACTGAAGAAGGACAGTGTAGCACACATAGTAATAAATACTCTTTCTCATCAAGCGAGTGGGGCAAACGTCTGTTTCCTGAAAG GCGGATACGAGAACTTCCACTCTCAATACCCTGAACTTTGCACTGAGGTGAAAACCATCGACCAGGGCGAAACTGAAACCGAGAAACGAGTCAACAGCCTCAGCGAGAAGCTTTCTCACCGCAAACCAGATTACGATCAG gGTAAACCTGTAGAGATCCTACCTTTCCTCTACCTCGGTAGTGCCTACCACGCCTCCAGACAGGACTATCTCAGCGACCTTCACATCACGGCCTTGCTCAATGTGTCGCGCAGGGACCTGCAGCCGGCCAAGGGTCACTATAACTACAAGTGGATCCCAGTGGAGGACAACAACATGGCTGACATCAGCTCCCACTTCCAGGAGGCCATCGATTTTATCG ATCACGTGATGCAATCAGGGGGAAAGGTTCTGGTCCACTGCGAAGCAGGCATCTCCCGCTCACCAACCATCTGCATGGCATACATCATGAGGACGCAGCAGCTGCGGCTGGATGCAGCATTTGACATCATCAAGCAGCGCCGGGCAGTCATCTCACCCAACTTCAGTTTCATGGGTCAGCTGCTGCAGTTTGAATCGGAGGTCCTCTCCATGGCCCCAGCTCATGCTGCCACACCTGAACCTGCCACACCCTGCATCCCGGAGTCCGCCTCCTTTTTTGCCAACGACTTCAACACCACCTTCAACACCAAAAACTTTGAGCCATCTGTGTTCACCCTCCCTACCTCTTGCCTGCAGTCCCCGGTCCACCACCAGTTCAAACTGAGCCCAATAACGGCACTGCCTTAA